Proteins from a genomic interval of Watersipora subatra chromosome 10, tzWatSuba1.1, whole genome shotgun sequence:
- the LOC137406706 gene encoding uncharacterized protein: MELHTFGDASTKGYGPCVYLRSVNAASKVHVTLISSKARVTPVKSITIPRLELQAAHGAVTLTQNVINELHLLNAQTYYYTDSEAVLGYITNTEARFPTFVANRVERIRDHSKSEQWFHVPTDINPADHASRGLNPCRLQSCNWFTGPEFLWNEPIKLPRQPKRQISSSDRD, encoded by the coding sequence ATGGAATTACACACATTTGGTGATGCCAGTACAAAAGGATATGGCCCGTGTGTCTATCTAAGATCTGTGAATGCGGCGAGCAAAGTGCACGTGACGCTAATTAGCAGCAAAGCTCGAGTTACTCCAGTTAAGTCCATCACAATACCCAGATTAGAACTCCAGGCAGCCCATGGCGCTGTAACACTCACACAAAATGTAATCAACGAGCTTCATCTCCTTAATGCACAAACCTACTATTACACTGATTCTGAAGCAGTGCTTGGCTATATCACAAATACAGAGGCTAGATTCCCCACTTTCGTGGCTAACAGGGTGGAAAGAATCCGTGATCATAGCAAGTCAGAACAGTGGTTCCATGTGCCAACTGACATAAATCCTGCTGATCATGCATCGCGTGGGCTAAATCCATGCAGGCTTCAATCTTGTAATTGGTTCACAGGACCAGAATTCCTCTGGAATGAACCAATCAAGCTGCCTAGGCAACCAAAACGTCAGATATCGTCGAGTGACAGAGATTAA
- the LOC137406705 gene encoding uncharacterized protein, with protein sequence MKKETHILDGYVTMPPPLKEKPPINKSLITAERRFKTLQRKLQKDPNLSKQYHEFMSNLIQNGEAEIIPEEEDNKQDAWYIPHFEVWHPKKPGKIRVVFDGSATTDGKSINDYLMRGPDFMNSLTGILLRFRQNQVAITCDIESMFHQFRVANTDQDYLRFLWFNDQGSTALHQMKVHLFGAKSSPACATYGLRYIAHQLSKEDQISKNAVEFITDNFYVDDGILSVADPTTAMQVLSKAIEICHGGNVRLHKVLSNSREVVEAFPKAEQISSLQKLDLNTEALPTERTLGMLWNSEQDCFQYEVNMIEKPNTRRVILSNVASIFDPLGLVSPVILHGKSILQEMQTKA encoded by the coding sequence ATGAAAAAGGAAACACACATATTGGATGGTTATGTTACCATGCCACCACCTCTAAAGGAAAAACCTCCCATAAACAAGAGCCTGATAACTGCAGAGAGACGATTCAAAACTCTTCAAAGAAAACTTCAAAAGGATCCAAACTTATCGAAGCAATACCATGAATTTATGAGCAATCTAATACAGAATGGCGAAGCTGAGATAATTCCAGAGGAAGAAGATAACAAGCAAGATGCTTGGTATATTCCTCACTTTGAGGTTTGGCATCCAAAAAAGCCAGGCAAAATCAGAGTAGTATTCGATGGAAGTGCTACAACAGATGGCAAGTCCATCAATGACTACCTGATGCGGGGCCCTGACTTTATGAATAGTCTTACAGGTATTCTCCTACGCTTTCGACAGAATCAGGTTGCCATAACATGCGACATTGAGAGCATGTTTCATCAATTCAGAGTAGCGAACACAGACCAGGATTATCTCAGATTTCTTTGGTTTAATGATCAAGGTAGCACTGCACTTCATCAGATGAAAGTTCATTTGTTTGGAGCCAAGTCATCACCTGCATGTGCAACCTATGGTCTTCGGTACATAGCACATCAACTTAGCAAAGAAGACCAGATTAGTAAAAATGCTGTAGAGTTCATCACAGACAACTTTTATGTTGATGATGGAATTCTCAGTGTGGCAGACCCAACTACAGCTATGCAGGTTCTTAGCAAAGCTATAGAAATCTGTCATGGAGGAAATGTTCGCCTCCACAAAGTGCTGTCGAACAGCAGGGAAGTAGTCGAAGCATTTCCAAAAGCCGAACAGATTAGTTCCTTGCAAAAGTTAGACCTGAATACCGAAGCTCTACCCACTGAGCGAACGCTTGGAATGTTATGGAATTCTGAGCAAGATTGCTTCCAGTATGAAGTTAACATGATAGAAAAACCTAACACTAGAAGAGTAATTCTATCTAACGTTGCCTCAATATTCGACCCACTAGGATTGGTGTCACCAGTAATACTGCACGGCAAGTCAATTTTGCAAGAAATGCAGACAAAAGCTTGA
- the LOC137406707 gene encoding uncharacterized protein, with protein MQAYASIDERITRFSHLDQAVRIISRIQGCLTKGSQRKPAQSRQDAINALVKSAQSENFSVDIQKLKGAKCVAMQSSISKLDPFLDQKGFLRVGGRLQSSELQSFGERHPLLLPKKSHLTNLIIDYFHRKAAHQGAEKTLALLCTHGYWIPNGRSAVSSRIRGCVTCKRIRGQPCNPQMATLPSVRVNEAPPFTHCGLDCFGPFLVKDGRKEQKRYGLIVTCMASRAVHIELLEDTSTDSFINAIRTVTAIRGPIQSIQCDQGTNFTGASKDLQGNLLTRMNITMKFNPPHSSNMGGVWERQVCSDDLPLSPNMLLTMKSDVVLPPPSDFSDTDFYSRKRWRAVQ; from the coding sequence ATGCAAGCATATGCGAGCATTGATGAACGAATAACTCGTTTCTCTCACCTAGACCAAGCAGTGCGAATCATTTCTAGAATTCAAGGTTGCCTCACAAAGGGAAGCCAACGGAAACCAGCACAGTCTAGGCAGGATGCTATTAATGCTCTGGTTAAGTCTGCTCAGTCTGAAAATTTCTCAGTTGACATACAGAAACTAAAAGGCGCAAAATGTGTAGCGATGCAAAGCTCAATCTCCAAACTTGACCCTTTTCTAGATCAGAAAGGCTTTCTGAGAGTAGGAGGCAGGCTCCAAAGCAGTGAGCTTCAATCATTTGGAGAAAGGCACCCATTACTTCTTCCAAAAAAAAGCCATCTCACAAATCTGATAATCGACTACTTTCATCGCAAGGCAGCACATCAAGGTGCTGAAAAAACTCTTGCACTGCTCTGTACTCACGGTTATTGGATCCCAAATGGACGATCCGCTGTCTCATCTAGAATTCGAGGCTGTGTCACATGCAAGAGAATTCGTGGTCAGCCATGTAATCCACAGATGGCCACATTACCTTCTGTTAGGGTTAACGAAGCACCTCCCTTTACACATTGTGGTTTAGATTGCTTTGGTCCCTTTTTAGTTAAGGATGGTAGAAAAGAGCAAAAGCGCTATGGCTTGATTGTGACATGTATGGCTTCAAGAGCTGTCCATATCGAGCTACTTGAAGACACGTCGACTGACAGTTTCATAAACGCTATACGAACTGTAACTGCCATCCGAGGACCAATCCAATCTATACAGTGTGATCAGGGCACTAACTTTACTGGTGCATCAAAAGACCTTCAAGGTAACTTGCTGACCAGAATGAATATCACAATGAAATTTAACCCTCCTCATTCAAGCAACATGGGAGGTGTCTGGGAGCGCCAAGTGTGCAGTGATGATCTTCCTCTATCCCCAAACATGCTACTAACAATGAAGTCCGATGTGGTGCTTCCACCACCTAGTGACTTTTCAGATACTGATTTCTACTCTCGCAAGCGCTGGAGAGCAGTACAGTAA